gcccataatctagggccgGCAATCAccttaaattggataccaagtaacATTGGCATacgtggtaatgaaaaggcagacactagcaaaaactgccactgctctacctgttgtacaggtacaaatacctccaagttttttacagattaaggagcaaatcaagaagaaaatactctcaactatcaaaagttgcCACAGAGCCAAAGAAGCGTAAGGAAGAACTactgcgatatggtatgaacatgccactgggtactactctttcaagcctgaaaaaaagatatccagagacattgcagtagccatacacagactcagacttggttacaagtactTCTGGGAGGTAATGAATCCAATAGTTAAAGAATgttatatctgtggaacagaagcagaggcactacttactggaatgtgaaactactgaagccctgcatatcaaactcaacattaatccaaagaCAGCAGCTGCATTGGATGCTCATTCCACAGTGACTTCAATGATTAGAAACGCTGTTGAAGAATGGGACTGACTCACTAGTGAATATTCTGCAtccacatccgccaccaagataatgttattaaaacaagattaaaaccagtgcactaaaacagaaacgAAAAAGAAGCAGGGTAAAAGGagaaaaccccacctccatttgaaactttgacccaaatatcacagtaacaaggttatcgcgaatacctGGACTCaataacgggctcaccatagcccgagctacACGGACACttccttctgagtagctaaatctaaaacaacaacaacaacaacatacatttACAGGGTATTCATGCCCGACATCTGGGATCAAACTCATATTTccaagcgtccccgcggcccggtcaccgaccaggcctcttttttgttacacaccctccgggaagcagcccgtagcagctgcctaacccccaggtacctatttactgctatgtaacaggggcatcagggtgaaagaaacattttgcccatttgtctccgcctccgccagggatcgaatccaaaacctcaggactatgaatacgaagcgctgtccaccccagCTGTCATGCGCCCCTGACAGCTGGTTCTGTCAATGATAGTTCATTTTCTTGAGACTTTTCGATCAGCGATAATCCATGAGGTGCCCTGCCCCTCACCATCACGAGGGTACACTTCTTGGCTGTATTTATTACTGCCACTAGGCAagccttcccgccaaacacacaccgaaactacgacgttggtacaacgttcgaacaagttttaacacctcttaaccagttataacaaccaatatagcaagttgtaacaacgttctaatacgtcataaacacgttaagccaatatgtaacaactttattacaagttgtaacaagcggaaaatagagacagttacggtttgtgtttccagggttgatcGTCGCCGTTCTTTTCTCCCAAATGTTGGTATCATTGTCTCTTACACTATTTCTTCCTTCTGTACGATCTTGCCTTCCTTCGGAGCTTCATTTACCCTGCTAATGTGTGCCGGCTTGGAATCTCTCAAATAAAGCTTTATGTGAGAGAAACGAACCAGCATTGTGTATACCTTGACAATTACAGCAAGATGGAGTGAATAAATTTCCTTTTTCAATCCTGACCCTAGCCATGCTTCTTACCACAGTACCGACATCTGGGATCACACTCATACCTCCAAGCCATGTGTCCCCAACGAGAACACATCACGCAAAGCGTGGATTCCTCAATAtattttgccacgtttttgtacAAGGACTTGGATACAGGAGAGTCTTTCTGGAGCCTCACTCTTTAACAAGGTAACAATCTGACTATGTTTTTCACCACATACAATTTCCTTTTAGCCCGCACAACACTTTAAATGTTTAGAAGATGGAATTCAGGATGCTACTATGTTGGATACTTAAAAGTAATGTTTTTCGAAGGAAATAGTGCAGATGTTCATGGAAAAAGTGACCGCTGTTAGAGGATAGTGACCCCGTGTCGCAGGCAGGTAGTGACCCTGAGTCGAAGGCAGGTAGTGACCCTGAGTCGCAGGCAGGTAGTGACCCCAAGTCACAGGCAGGTAGTGACCCCAAGTCGAAGGCAGGTACTGACCCCGAGTCGAAGGCAGGTAGTGACCCCGAGTCTAAGGAAGGTAGTGACCCCGAGTAGCAGGCAGGTAGTGACCCCAAGTCACAGGCAGGTAGTGACCCCAAGTCGAAGGCAGGTACTGACCCCAAGTCGAAGGCAGGTAGTGACCCCGAGTCGAAGGCAGGTAGTGACCCCAAGTCACAGGCAGGTAGTGACCCCAAGTCACAGGCAGGTAGTGACCCCAAGTCGAAGGCAGGTAGTGACCCCGAGTCGAAGGCAGGTAGTGACCCCAAGTCACAGGCAGGTAGTGACCCCAAGTCACAGGCAGGTAGTGACCCCAAGTCGAAGGCAGGTAGTGACCCCGAGTCGAAGGCAGGTAGTGACCCCGAGTCGAAGGCAGGTAGTGACCCCGAGTCTAAGGAAGGTAGTGACCCCGAGTAGCAGGCAGGTAGTGACCCCGAGTCGAAGGCAGGTAGTGACCCCGAGTAGCAGGCAGGTAGTGACCCCGAGTCGAAGGCAGGTAGTGACACCGAGTAGCAGGCAGGTAGTGACCCCGAGTAGCAGGCAGGTAGTGACCCCGAGTCGAAGGCAGGTAGTGACCCCGAGTCGAAGGTAGGTAGTGACCCCGAGTCGAAGGCAGGTAGTGACCCCAAGTCGAAGGAAGGTAGTGACCCTGAGTCGAAGGCAGGTAGTGACCCCGAGTAGCAGGCAGGTAGTGACCCCGAGTCGAAGGCAGGTAGTGACCCCGAGTAGCAGGCAGGTAGTGACCCCGAGTCGAAGGTAGGTAGTGACCCCGAGTCGAAGGCAGGTAGTGACCCCAAGTCGAAGGAAGGTAGTGACCCTGAGTCGAAGGCAGGTAGTGACCCCGAGTAGCAGGCAGGTAGTGACCCCGAGTCGAAGGCAGGTAGTGACCCCGAGTAGCAGGCAGGTAGTGACCCCGAGTAGCAGGCAGGTAGTGACCCCGAGTCGAAGGCAGGTAGTGACCCCGAGTAGCAGGCAGGTAGTGACCCCGAGTAGCAGGCAGGTAGTGACCCCAAGTCGAAGGCAGGTAGTGACCCCAAGTCGAAGGCAGGTTGTGACCCCGAGTCTAAGGTAGGTAGTGACCTGAGTCGAAGGCAGGTAGTGACCCCGAGTAGCAGGCAGGTAGTGACCCCGAGTAGCAGGCAGGTAGTGACCCCAAGTCGAAGGCAGGTACTGACCCCAAGTCGAAGGCAGGTAGTGACCCCAAGTCGAAGGCAGGTTGTGACCCCGAGTCTAAGGTAGGTAGTGACCTGAGTCGAAGGCAGGTAGTGACCCCGAGTAGCAGGCAGGTAGTGACCCCGAGTAGCAGGCAGGTAGTGACCCCAAGTCGAAGGCAGGTACTGACCCCAAGTCGAAGGCAGGTAGTGACCCCAAGTCGAAGGCAGGTAGTGACCCCGAGTCGAAGGCAGGTAGTGACCCCGAGTCTAAGGAAGGTAGTGACCCCGAGTAGCAGGCAGGTAGTGACCCCGAGTCACAGGTAGGTAGTGACCCCGAGTCGCAGGTAGGTAGTGACCCTGAGTCGAAGGCAGGTAGTGACCCCGAGTAGCAGGCAGGTAGTGACCCCGAGTCGAAGGCAGGTAGTGACCCCGAGTAGCAGGCAGGTAGTGACCCCGAGTAGCAGGCAGGTAGTGACCCCGAGTCGAAGGCAGGTAGTGACCCCGAGTAGCAGGCAGGTAGTGACTCCGAGTAGCAGGCAGGTAGTGACCCCGAGTAGCAGGCAGGTAGTGACCCCGAGTAGCAGGCAGGTAGTGACCCCGAGTAGCAGGCAGGTAGTGACCCCGAGTCGAAGGCAGGTAGTGACCCCGAGTAGCAGGCAGGTAGTGACCCCGAGTAGCAGGCAGGTAGTGACCCCGAGTCGAAGGCAGGTAGTGACCCCGAGTAGCAGGCAGGTAGTGACCCCGAGTAGCAGGCAGGTAGTGACCCCGAGTCGAAGGCAGGTAGTGACCCCGAGTAGCAGGCAGGTAGTGACCCCGAGTAGCAGGCAGGTAGTGACCCCGAGTAGCAGGCAGGTAGTGACCCCGAGTAGCAGGCAGGTAGTGACCCCGAGTAGCAGGCAGGTAGTGACCCCGAGTCGAAGGCAGGTAGTGACCCCGAGTAGCAGGCAGGTAGTGACCCCGAGTAGCAGGCAGGTAGTGACCCCGAGTCGAAGGCAGGTAGTGACCCCGAGTAGCAGGCAGGTAGTGACCCCGAGTCGAAGGCAGGTAGTGAAATAAGTCTCAGGCTGATAGTGACCTAAGTGACCTACCGTGTGAGGTCACCAACCCACAGCCAGAGGTTCTGCTGAGTGGGGACAACCAGCCCTAAACATAGGACAGTCACACTAAGCTCACTACAAACGTTAACACCAACACTGGTGACTACACTGCCCTCACAAACCCCCTCCAAGCacgagaaaataataataaatgtcgACCGTAAAGGTTTGCACAGAATGTCGTAAGAATGTAGATTATTGTTACAAACGAGGTATTTACCCGATTCTCACTATTGTTAATGTATGCATGATTAAATGCTTATCCCACCTCAGTTTGTCAGATATGATTAGaattaaaactatgtttttcttaaCATAAATATAATGTAATTCTATTTCATCTTGATGACGTGTGTTCAGTTATGCTATTGTATTTACCCTGTTGTATTATATTGTATGAGAGGGGGTCATGTGCAGGCGTGTGTTCAGTGGAAAGGTATTGGACAAGGGATTTTTTTCACGTGTGGTGGTTGGTCCCACTGTTTCCAATTTTACATTGCATCCCATTTATCATTATTTCCTTCTGTGAAGCACAGTTATTTGAGTAGTGTTCCCAGAATGTATAAGATATTACATACCTAAGTTTATATGTGTTTGGGAGTGATTATCGCCATATGTAAGTGTGTCTGTTAAGATTTCTTGTCACGCGTATTTGGCTATTGAGAGCGagtcacgcgtgtgtgtgtgtgtgtatgtgtgtgtgtgtgtgtgtgtgtgtgtgtgtgtgtgtgtgtgtgtgtgtgtgtgtgtgtgtgtgtgtgtgtgtgtgtgtgtatgtgtaagttGCTATGTGTGATTGGTATTGATTGGTCGTATTTTCCTGGGTTAAGTCTTTTGTCATTGGTATATTATTTGTGTTGGTAATTAAATTAAATACTTACGTGTTGGTAATTAAATTAAATGCTTACGTGTTGGTAATTAAATCTGGTTTATAATAACTACTGGGTTTATTATAAGTATTCATTATATCAGTTTTTTTCacaatatttttatatttgtCAATTCTCATCAGCATAGTGGAATTTAATTATCATTTTACTAGTGGGGCCTTATTATTAACTATGGATATatattgtttctctttgtataccTATCATCGAGTATACTGGTGGTTCCATTTTTAAAACAGTTGTTTATTTGCAATTCGTagatatcattattattattaaaaataatagGGCTAATCTGATTATAAAATAACTAACGGAAGCACGAGCCTTACTCATATACGTAGGTTAACACTCATCAGGAGAGTTTTCAGTGCCAACTGTGCTCCGcagccacacacagaaaatgtgccaacatgaccagTAATGCAAGGAAAATTGGACTGAGAAGTCACTGTGTACTGGGTTTGTGATAAAGATAGTACCACCTTCCAGGAGATGATGGCAAATTTGGAAAATAATAACTCCTATAGAGAATAGAGAAGCCCTTCTAAATGCATGCTCAGACACTTCAAAAGGTTTCAGTCATATTATTTGTAACATCCAGTCTGGGTTGTCGGGCTCAATGCCAGGATTGTCGGGCTCAACGCCAGGGTTGTCGGGCTCAACGCCAGGATTATTGGGCTCAATGCCAGGTGCCAGGGTTGTCGGGCTCAACGCCAGGGTTGTCGGGCTCAACGCCAGGGTTGTCGGGCTCAACGCCAGGGTTGTCGGGCTCAACGCCAGGATTATTGGGCTCAATGCCAGGTGCCAGGGTTGTCGGGCTCAACGCCAGGATTATTGGGCTCAATGCCAGGTGCCAGGGTTGTCGGGCTCAACGCCAGCATTGTTGGACTCAACGCCAGGGTTCTCGGGCTCAACTCCAGGATTGTTGGACTCAACGCCAGGGTTGTCGGGCTCAACGCCAGGATTATTGGGCTCAATGCCAGGTGCCAGGGTTGTCGGGCTCAACGCCAGCATTGTTGGGCTCAACGCCAGGGTTGTCGGGCTCAACGCCAGGATTATTGGGCTCAATGCCAGGTGCCAGGGTTGTCGGGCTCAACGCCAGGATTATTGGGCTCAATGCCAGGTGCCAGGGTTGTCGGGCTCAACGCCAGGATTATTGGGCTCAATGCCAGGTGCCAGGGTTGTCGGGCTCAACGCCAGGATTATTGGGCTCAATGCCAGGTGCCAGGGTTGTCGGGCTCAATGCCAGGTCATttaaaaataaacacacaaaacaAGAACCCAAAACCTGTCGATGCTTCAGATTGGGTATATGTATTGTGACGTGTTTCTGTAGCCAGCTTATTAACGTAGAAGTGTGTTTTGTGACTACCACTGTGCGCTCAATTCCTGTGAATGGGAAGGTAAGCCACAAATGGATGACAGACGGGTGAGGTTAATCGCGCAACCCAGGGGTGTTTTCCTGATTCCCTTCCCACTCTCTGTGTGAGATTTTAGGAGTAactaatgtatttttttttagagGCTATAGCTCTTGGACCAGTGCTAGGATGGGAGGTGGGTGACTGATGGTTGAGTGATAATTGTGTGACCCAGGTATGGTTTTCCAATTATCTtataaccatttttttttttttttgagatatatacaagagttgttacattcttgtacagccactagtacgcgcagcgtttcgggcaggtccctggaatacgatccccgccgcgaagaatcgttgttacatccaagtacacattttactgttgcgttaaacagaggctacagttaaggaattgcgcccagtaaatcctccccggccaggatacgaacccatgacataacgctctcggaacaccaggcgagtgtcttaccactacaccacggagacatttAATGTGTGATTATGTGTATTTTTTTTAGtggcattagctcttggaccagtACAAAGTGCAGATGGATGACTGATGGCAGAGGAGTGATAATTGTGAGACCCGGGTATTATTTCCGGGTATAACTAATGCATTTTTTAGAGACTCTTGCTCTTGGACCAGAGCAAGTCGTAGATGGATGCGAGATGGGTGACTGACGAATGAGGAGTGCAGGTGGCAAATTGCGATCactcacaaaaaaaaaataaatgtaaAAAAATGTTGCTTTGCCCTTGCAGTGTGAAAGTGGTCTAAGGATTTAACAATAAACAGGTGAAAAAATCAGccagtcctccaaaaatggggaggtaaatgtaacagaacaagtaagtgtaattatgtactatgcagagcagtcaggaattgtacttatttttaattagtattaaaccgtagtcaaatatattgagaatatttgagtttacctcaaAAGCTGAATAgagaaccacgacctaacctaaccttcttagtgtttgaagataagcattttattactTCTTAATTACaactagtacttaacctatagctatattgatattatagttttatacaactaataaaacaaaactaaaatatttcattaaattgtaaagtaactcaggatattttaaaattttgtataaaatctctattgtttaataaaactgaaagagaaattcctgatatttaaaacttgtgtatagcaaattaaatttgaaaacttcatcctaaaattctgagtgtcttaacagaaaacgaggagaataaatggggcggtaaatgtaacagcccataAGTGGAATTATGTGCTATGTAtgacagtaaggaaatgtacttattacacttagtattaaactgtactgtcaattcggaggatggactGGAAAAAAATACCACAATTTACTGTAAACTTTAACATTAATAAACAACATGTATTTCCTGAAACTTTACTTTGGCGATTACAATATGAATAAAAACTCAAATGCATGCTTATTTCACTCTACTAACAAGAAAAATATTGGTGACTAAATTACTAAAAAGTAAGTCCACACAACCACCGTCACGTGTCGTAGCCGGAGCACAGCGAGTGAAGGAGGCTGAGTGTAGATCCCAGGAGCACCAACTCGTTCTAGTCTGTCGTTCCAGGTCtgtcgttgttgttttagatttagctactcagaacgaaatgtccctgtagcacgggctatggggagCCCGTAAGTTTCAGGTCACTGGCAGGTATATATATACGCCTGCAGGTGACGTCACGTATGGTGGCAAGGTGCACTTGACATTGAGCCGGTGGGATGACAAGCAGTTAGCGGGCATTAACAGGTCGCCGGCGATCACACCTGACATGGGCTCACAGGGCTTCGTAGGGTGACCCGGGTGGAGTGTATCCTGACGTCTGTCTGGGGCTGCTGTCTGGTTTTGCTGTCATAGAGGGTGTACTGTAGCATGAAGACGTTGAAGGTAGGAGGAAGAGGCAGCTTACCACTGCTATGCAAGGAAATTACGTGACAGTATGTATGGAATATTGAGAAGAGCGAATGAAACATGCAAATACGATCACACTAAAAAATTACCAAACACACCAAAAAATGAagaaacaacgacgtttcggtccgtcatggaccactatcaagtcgtATGTGACTTAATTATGGTCCAGGATCGACCGAAACCTCATCTTCTCTTCATCTTTTGGTGTGTAGTTTGGTCCTTATATCTTGAGCCACAttattgtaactcatcatctGCACCCTAGGAAGCGTAGGAATATTCTTAACACTGGAAAATGTTTAAAAAGCTGCAGAATCTTTCACCCAGAGGTTTGTAAAAGCTCTTTTATCAATAAAGAATGTTTCAACAGAGACTGTCCAGCCTTTCATCTATGAGGAACCAGGCGAATAAACCCAAAAGAAGGCCACTATGAAGACAACCACAACTCTAAATACGAGGAATATTTTTTAGCACGAGGACGAGAAGAATGGCTACAAatgtccagactctaccaccaactctttCAAATGTTATAGAGGACACAAGCACAGTGCGCCCCTTTACCAGAACCCCAGATTTtaacaagtaaagcatccagcacttcaacaaatacgataacatcatttatacttACCAAgattcagggtataaaaacatggAAATCAAACAAAGTCCACTTTATTGCTGGCCTtcatttaattttaataataaagagATTAACTGAGAACCAATAAAGCAAGACATGACAGATATAAGCTGGACACAACGGCTACAAAATGCAAGACTAAACCTGTTGTGGAGAAAACCTCTGAGGGGGAATTTATTTAAtgttttattaattattttctttAATTATTTCTAATTTAATTATTAATGATTTATTTGCTAATTAAAGTGAACTGTATATTCATAGTTGTCCTGCTTGGAACTTCCCACCACAACCTGGGGGTTATTTAATAACAGCTGAATTAAAATGAATCAATTGGATCAAATTCATTAATATTGGTTAGTTAGTGATAAATAATTGTGGAACAGCTTAGCTTTTTGTAGAAGGTGGTCTGGTTAAAGAACAATAGACACGTCCATGTAACATAAGCTGAACCTGTATTAGACCAGTCTATAATGGTGTTGCAGAGTGCCTCGTGGAACCAGGTAATTTGTTGATATTGTCTCGGGTCGTCACAAGTTACATGCTCGAATAATACGTCGTCAAAAATGCAACAACATCCTTATCACAAATATGACATGACACCGATTACGATTAAATTAATATTAGATGCTTACCCATTTTTTGGGTGTTGTCGTGCCTCATAACCAGGTTGACATTAGCTAATACTAACAGGCCTGGTAATACAGAGAATTAGTTCAAGCTGGATATAAGGTACTCCCCATAATTTGTGAGGTTGCTGTGGCAGATGGACTCCAGATAACCAGTTAATTTCGAGTATTGGCAGCACTACGTAGTTCGTGTCCTCACGAGAAGTCTTCTTAATATCAATggctgctccccctccctccccgttCAAGGGAAGCCTCAAGTCTCAGTTCCATTTTCTGCCATTTATCGACAATGGGAAGGAGACCTtgtttttatttgtaatttaatTAGATCCAGTCATGGAGAATACTTTTTTTTATCTATTTTGTTCCACAGACTGCTGTTTTAAGATGATTTCGCAATAttattagctggtgaatttagTCTTAGTGACATGGCAATTATATCCTCATTTTCTTGGTGAAAATTCCACAATTATAGTTTTCATTGAGGAGTAACCGAGATAATTTGTTTAATTTGTGTTACTACAAAaagagcagcaatattatctgcatgttGTATTGGAAGTTTGGTGTATTGGTGTCGGAATTTCCGACACctgtcgcaggcccttcacattctttggagacagagcctaaatactggcgttatccctgacataaaaaaaacagcaaaatagcaccacttcataaaggaggaaagagGCAGAGGCAAAACATTACAGACTGATAGCACAAATATCACATAGctctctttcaaagatttttatgataagaagatcacaaaatacatggaatcccagcatctccataaccctggacaacgtgTTTTtaaaacagggcgctcttgcct
The DNA window shown above is from Procambarus clarkii isolate CNS0578487 chromosome 82, FALCON_Pclarkii_2.0, whole genome shotgun sequence and carries:
- the LOC138358180 gene encoding uncharacterized protein, translating into MESGKQKVSAHSFSTHEVTSGGSGTGDGSSSWAVHSHQTGSWKRPRKLPPMKQCGSCKCLSVEKDRRTFGTGLGERLTTGRSLPTLDSGSQPAFDLGSLPAFDLGSLPACYSGSLPACYSGSLPAFDSGSLPACYSGSLPACYSGSLPAFDSGSLPACYSGSLPAFDSGSLPSFDLGSLPAFDSGSLPTFDSGSLPACYSGSLPAFDSGSLPACYSGSLPAFDSGSLPSFDLGSLPAFDSGSLPTFDSGSLPAFDSGSLPACYSGSLPACYSVSLPAFDSGSLPACYSGSLPAFDSGSLPACYSGSLPSLDSGSLPAFDSGSLPAFDSGSLPAFDLGSLPACDLGSLPACDLGSLPAFDSGSLPAFDLGSLPACDLGSLPACDLGSLPAFDSGSLPAFDLGSVPAFDLGSLPACDLGSLPACYSGSLPSLDSGSLPAFDSGSVPAFDLGSLPACDLGSLPACDSGSLPAFDSGSLPACDTGSLSSNSGHFFHEHLHYFLRKTLLLSIQHSSILNSIF